A stretch of Candidatus Purcelliella pentastirinorum DNA encodes these proteins:
- the rplL gene encoding 50S ribosomal protein L7/L12 yields the protein MSINQDQIIDAVSKMSVMDVMKLVSAMEKKFGVSSSVSVSNKDSHSIKQVEEKTEFDIYLKNFGSNKISVIKAIRSTISLGLKEAKDLVESAPVLIKGSISKIEVDKIKDILEKAGAQIEIK from the coding sequence ATGTCTATTAATCAAGATCAAATTATTGATGCAGTATCTAAGATGTCTGTCATGGATGTTATGAAATTAGTTTCAGCTATGGAAAAAAAATTTGGTGTTTCTTCTTCTGTATCGGTTTCAAATAAAGATTCCCATTCAATTAAACAAGTTGAAGAAAAAACTGAATTTGATATTTATTTAAAAAATTTTGGTAGTAATAAAATTTCTGTGATAAAAGCTATTCGTAGTACCATAAGTCTAGGGTTAAAAGAAGCCAAGGATTTGGTGGAATCAGCTCCAGTACTTATCAAAGGATCTATTTCTAAAATTGAAGTAGATAAAATTAAAGATATATTAGAAAAGGCAGGTGCTCAAATAGAAATCAAATAA
- the rplA gene encoding 50S ribosomal protein L1, producing MIIISKRRKYMLKNNTLKFKLNSFDKAIMFIQKYQSLNFIESIDVSVNLGININKSDQHVNGMVVLPYGTGKNVKIIVFAKDIDDVLLKESGADMVGMEDLVYKIKNGFKDFNLVIATPESMSMVSTLGGILGPKGLMPNPKLGTVTNDIVKAVRDAKSGQIRFCNDKNGIIHSMIGKVNFDAFKIKENLKIFLLSLIKFKPISSRGLYIKKVTISSTMGLGYPIKYNDFLS from the coding sequence ATGATAATTATTTCTAAGCGAAGAAAATATATGTTAAAAAACAATACTTTAAAATTTAAATTAAATAGTTTTGATAAAGCAATTATGTTTATTCAAAAGTATCAGAGTTTGAATTTTATTGAAAGTATAGATGTTTCTGTTAATTTAGGTATTAATATTAATAAATCTGATCAACATGTCAATGGTATGGTTGTTTTACCGTATGGTACAGGTAAAAATGTTAAAATTATTGTTTTTGCTAAAGATATTGATGATGTATTATTGAAAGAATCTGGTGCTGATATGGTTGGTATGGAAGATTTAGTATATAAAATTAAAAATGGTTTCAAAGATTTTAATTTAGTTATTGCTACTCCTGAGTCTATGTCCATGGTAAGTACATTAGGTGGTATTTTAGGGCCTAAAGGATTAATGCCTAATCCTAAGTTGGGTACTGTTACTAATGATATTGTTAAAGCTGTTAGAGATGCAAAATCAGGTCAGATACGTTTTTGTAATGATAAGAATGGTATTATTCATTCTATGATTGGCAAAGTTAATTTTGATGCATTTAAAATAAAGGAAAATTTAAAAATATTTTTACTTTCCTTAATAAAATTCAAACCTATTTCTTCTAGAGGGTTGTATATAAAAAAAGTTACTATTTCTAGTACAATGGGTTTGGGTTATCCAATTAAATATAATGATTTTTTATCTTAA
- the rpoB gene encoding DNA-directed RNA polymerase subunit beta yields the protein MVYSYTEKKRIRKSFSKRPQVLNIPNLLSIQLDSFNKFIKQDLTGKYGLESSFRSIFPIKSYDNNIELQYVTYSLGEPSFDVQECKIRGVTYSSPLRVKLCLFLYGLENSKKILKSVKEQEVYMGEIPLMTFNGTFIVNGTERVVVSQLHRSPGVFFDSDKGKTHSSGKVLYHARIIPYRGSWLDFEFDPKDNLFMRIDRRRKLPVTIILRAMGYSVEDILGIFFDSVVYKLNNNDTFKMELIPSRLRGEIACFDVIANNYLYVEKGRRISSKHIDKLISDDIKFIDVPFDYLIGKVLIKNHYSFVTGELILSANDKLTLNNLNKLKESNCFSIHTIFTNDLDHGSYISETIRIDPTVDNLTALLEIYRMMRPGEPPTRETAENLFENLFFSEERYDLSSVGRMKFNRSLRRDDVNGASVLDKNDIVDVIKKLIAIRNGKGEIDDIDHLGNRRVRSVGEMIENQFRIGLVRVERAVRERISASESSSFMPQDVVNAKPISASIKEFFCSSQLSQFMDQNNPLSEITHKRRISALGPGGLTRERAGFEVRDVHPTHYGRVCPIETPEGPNIGLINSLSVYARTNEYGFLETPYRLVKEGLLTDEIHYLSAIEEGMYIIAQASINFDNFGKFLDDFIICRHKGEASLFHIKEVHYMDVSTQQIVSVGASLIPFLEHDDANRALMGANMQRQAIPTLISEKPLVGTGMERVVAVDSGVTIIAKRGGVVQYVDADRIVIKVNEQEIISENYGIDIYNLIKYARSNQNTCINQNPCVFLGDVISTGDVLADGSATDLGELALGQNMRVAFMPWNGYNFEDSILISERVAQKDRFTTIHIQELSCISRDTKLGQEEVTSDIPNVSESALSKLDESGIVYIGAEVQGGDILVGKVTPKGETQLTPEEKLLRAIFGEKASDVKDSSLRVPNGVFGTVIGVQIFTREGVTKDKRALEIENMELDQVEKDLKYELKIIQEDLFIRMKKFLLSLSLFNVDINKLSSSKLFDIKLDSDKDQIILDDFHKKYKKLKNNFIKKFNDKKRKVVQGDELPPGILKIVKIYLAIKRHIQLGDKMAGRHGNKGVISKINPVEDMPYDENGVPVDIVLNPLGVPSRMNIGQILETHLGMAAKGIGEKIDLMLKDSVNILNIREFIKKIYCLGNLKYQHFDFDNFTEKEILDLALNLKDGLPVSSPVFDGANEEEIKKMLSLGGLPSSGQIVLFDGRTGEKFEQPVTVGYMYMMKLNHLVDDKVHARSTGSYSLVTQQPLGGKAQFGGQRFGEMEVWALEAYGAAYTLQEMLTVKSDDVIGRTKMYKNIVDGNHQMEPGIPESFNVLLKEIRSLGINIELEEE from the coding sequence ATGGTATATTCTTATACCGAAAAAAAAAGAATTCGTAAAAGTTTTAGTAAACGACCACAGGTTTTAAATATACCTAATTTACTTTCTATACAACTTGATTCTTTTAATAAATTTATTAAACAAGATTTAACAGGTAAATATGGTTTAGAATCTTCTTTTCGTTCTATTTTTCCTATAAAAAGTTATGATAATAATATTGAATTGCAATATGTAACTTATAGTTTAGGCGAACCAAGTTTTGATGTTCAAGAATGTAAAATTAGAGGAGTGACATATTCTTCCCCCTTACGTGTTAAATTGTGTTTATTTTTATATGGACTTGAAAATTCAAAAAAGATATTAAAAAGCGTCAAAGAACAAGAAGTGTATATGGGAGAAATACCATTAATGACATTTAATGGTACTTTTATAGTTAATGGTACTGAAAGAGTAGTTGTTTCTCAATTGCATCGTAGTCCTGGTGTATTTTTTGATAGTGATAAGGGTAAGACTCACTCTTCTGGTAAAGTTTTATATCATGCACGTATTATTCCGTATAGAGGATCTTGGTTGGATTTTGAGTTTGATCCAAAAGATAATTTATTTATGCGTATTGATCGTAGACGTAAGTTACCTGTTACCATTATTCTTAGAGCTATGGGTTATTCTGTAGAAGATATTTTAGGTATTTTTTTTGATAGTGTTGTATATAAGTTAAATAATAATGATACATTTAAAATGGAGTTAATTCCTTCTCGTTTGAGAGGTGAAATAGCTTGTTTTGATGTTATTGCTAATAATTATTTATATGTTGAAAAAGGTCGTAGAATATCTTCTAAACATATTGATAAATTGATAAGTGATGATATTAAATTTATTGATGTTCCTTTTGATTATTTGATAGGTAAAGTATTAATTAAAAATCATTATAGTTTCGTTACTGGTGAATTAATATTATCTGCTAATGATAAGTTAACATTAAACAATTTAAATAAATTAAAAGAATCTAATTGTTTTTCAATCCATACTATTTTTACTAATGATTTAGATCACGGTTCTTATATTTCTGAAACAATACGTATTGATCCTACTGTTGATAATTTAACTGCATTGTTAGAAATTTATAGAATGATGAGACCAGGAGAACCACCAACACGTGAAACAGCAGAAAATTTATTTGAAAATTTATTTTTTTCTGAAGAACGTTATGATCTTTCATCAGTTGGTAGAATGAAATTTAATCGTTCTTTAAGACGTGATGACGTAAATGGTGCTAGTGTTTTAGATAAAAATGATATTGTAGATGTAATTAAAAAATTAATTGCTATTAGGAATGGTAAAGGTGAAATTGATGATATAGATCATTTAGGTAATAGACGTGTTAGATCTGTAGGTGAAATGATAGAAAATCAATTTCGTATTGGTTTGGTTAGAGTTGAGAGGGCTGTTAGAGAGCGTATTTCAGCAAGTGAATCAAGCTCTTTTATGCCTCAAGATGTTGTTAATGCAAAACCAATATCTGCTTCTATAAAGGAATTTTTTTGTTCTAGTCAGTTATCACAATTTATGGATCAAAACAACCCCTTATCAGAAATTACTCATAAAAGACGTATTTCAGCATTAGGACCTGGTGGTTTGACTAGAGAACGAGCTGGTTTTGAAGTTCGTGATGTTCATCCTACACATTATGGTAGAGTTTGTCCTATAGAAACCCCTGAGGGGCCTAATATAGGATTAATTAACTCTTTATCGGTTTATGCAAGAACAAATGAATATGGTTTTTTAGAAACACCATATCGGTTAGTCAAGGAAGGTTTATTGACTGATGAGATTCATTATTTATCTGCAATTGAAGAGGGTATGTATATTATAGCTCAAGCTAGTATCAATTTTGATAATTTTGGAAAATTTTTGGATGATTTTATTATTTGTCGTCATAAGGGGGAAGCTAGTTTATTTCATATTAAAGAAGTTCATTATATGGATGTTTCTACGCAACAAATAGTTTCTGTGGGTGCTTCTCTTATTCCTTTTTTAGAACATGATGATGCTAATCGTGCATTAATGGGTGCCAATATGCAAAGACAAGCCATTCCCACCTTAATATCTGAAAAACCCTTAGTGGGTACAGGTATGGAACGTGTTGTTGCAGTTGATTCTGGTGTTACCATTATTGCTAAGAGAGGTGGTGTAGTTCAATATGTAGATGCGGATCGTATAGTTATTAAAGTAAATGAACAGGAAATTATTTCTGAAAATTATGGTATTGATATATATAATTTAATTAAATATGCTCGATCTAATCAAAATACATGTATTAATCAGAATCCATGTGTTTTTTTAGGAGATGTTATAAGTACAGGTGATGTTTTAGCTGATGGGTCAGCTACAGATTTAGGAGAGTTAGCTTTGGGTCAAAACATGAGAGTTGCGTTTATGCCATGGAACGGATATAATTTTGAAGATTCTATTTTAATATCTGAACGTGTAGCTCAAAAAGATAGATTTACTACTATTCATATACAAGAATTATCTTGTATATCTAGAGATACTAAATTAGGACAAGAGGAAGTTACATCTGATATTCCCAATGTTAGTGAATCTGCTTTATCTAAATTAGATGAATCTGGAATAGTTTATATTGGTGCTGAAGTTCAGGGTGGTGATATTTTAGTTGGTAAAGTTACACCTAAAGGTGAAACACAATTAACCCCAGAAGAAAAATTGTTAAGAGCAATTTTTGGTGAAAAAGCATCTGATGTTAAAGATTCATCGTTAAGAGTGCCTAATGGTGTATTTGGAACTGTAATTGGTGTTCAAATTTTTACTAGAGAGGGTGTTACTAAAGATAAAAGAGCACTAGAGATTGAAAATATGGAGTTGGATCAGGTTGAAAAAGATCTTAAATATGAGTTGAAAATTATTCAAGAAGATTTATTTATTCGAATGAAAAAGTTTTTATTATCTTTGTCTTTATTTAATGTTGATATTAATAAATTAAGTAGTAGTAAATTATTCGATATCAAATTAGATAGTGATAAAGATCAAATTATATTAGATGATTTTCATAAAAAATATAAAAAATTAAAAAATAATTTTATAAAAAAATTTAATGATAAGAAACGTAAAGTTGTACAAGGTGATGAATTACCTCCTGGAATACTAAAAATAGTTAAGATCTATTTAGCGATTAAACGTCATATTCAATTAGGAGATAAAATGGCTGGTCGTCATGGTAATAAGGGTGTAATTTCTAAAATTAATCCTGTTGAAGATATGCCTTATGATGAGAATGGGGTACCAGTTGACATAGTACTTAATCCATTGGGGGTTCCATCTCGTATGAATATTGGTCAAATTTTAGAAACACATTTGGGTATGGCTGCAAAAGGTATAGGTGAAAAGATTGATTTGATGTTAAAAGATTCTGTTAATATATTAAATATTCGTGAATTTATAAAGAAGATTTATTGTTTAGGTAATTTAAAATATCAACATTTTGATTTTGATAATTTTACTGAGAAAGAAATATTAGATTTAGCATTAAATTTGAAAGATGGTCTTCCTGTATCTAGTCCTGTTTTTGATGGTGCTAATGAAGAAGAAATTAAGAAAATGTTATCTTTAGGTGGTTTACCTTCTTCTGGGCAAATTGTTTTATTTGATGGGCGTACTGGTGAGAAATTTGAACAGCCAGTTACTGTAGGTTATATGTATATGATGAAACTTAATCATTTAGTTGATGACAAGGTTCATGCTCGTTCTACAGGTTCTTATAGTCTTGTTACTCAACAACCTTTAGGTGGTAAAGCTCAATTTGGAGGTCAAAGATTTGGTGAGATGGAGGTTTGGGCACTTGAGGCGTATGGTGCTGCTTATACTTTGCAAGAAATGTTAACTGTAAAATCTGATGATGTTATAGGTCGTACTAAAATGTATAAAAATATTGTTGATGGTAACCATCAAATGGAACCTGGTATTCCTGAATCTTTTAATGTTTTATTAAAGGAAATTCGTTCTTTAGGTATAAATATTGAATTAGAAGAAGAATAA
- the rplK gene encoding 50S ribosomal protein L11, which translates to MIKKIKIFVKLQVPAGNATPAPPVGPSLGQHGINIMEFCNDFNNRTINIEKGIPIPVIITIYVDRTFTFITKSPPVSVLIKKAINIKLGSSNCKNNKVGKVTINQLEDIANIKKLDMTGSNVNRLISSIKGTAISMGVDIEE; encoded by the coding sequence ATGATAAAGAAGATTAAGATATTTGTTAAGTTACAAGTACCAGCTGGTAATGCCACTCCAGCTCCTCCTGTTGGTCCTTCTTTAGGACAACATGGTATTAATATAATGGAATTTTGTAATGATTTTAATAATAGAACTATAAATATTGAGAAGGGTATTCCTATACCTGTTATTATTACAATATATGTTGATCGAACTTTTACTTTTATAACAAAGAGTCCACCTGTATCTGTATTAATTAAAAAAGCTATTAATATTAAACTAGGTTCTAGTAATTGTAAAAATAATAAAGTTGGTAAAGTTACAATTAATCAATTAGAAGATATTGCTAATATTAAAAAATTAGATATGACAGGTTCAAATGTTAATAGATTAATTTCTTCCATTAAAGGTACTGCTATTTCTATGGGTGTAGATATAGAGGAATAA
- the nusG gene encoding transcription termination/antitermination protein NusG — MSDNFKKRWYVVQVYSGFEPRAVDALKKHIKMHKMENLFSKILVPTEEVVEVRGGCRRKSERRFFPGYILVKMLMTNKSWHLVKGVPRIMGFIGGTSDSPSPISDKEVIIIFDKLKQIGDKPRPKVLFEIGELVRINDGPFIDFNGIVEKVDYDKSRLTVSVSIFGRSTPVELDFNKVEKDNYK; from the coding sequence ATGTCAGATAATTTTAAAAAAAGATGGTATGTTGTTCAGGTATATTCTGGGTTTGAACCTCGAGCTGTTGATGCTTTGAAGAAACATATAAAAATGCATAAAATGGAAAATTTATTTAGTAAAATTTTAGTTCCTACTGAAGAAGTTGTAGAAGTTAGAGGAGGATGTCGTCGAAAAAGTGAACGTAGATTTTTCCCGGGGTATATTTTGGTGAAAATGTTAATGACTAATAAAAGTTGGCATTTAGTTAAAGGAGTTCCTCGTATTATGGGATTTATAGGTGGTACTTCTGATTCTCCATCACCTATTAGTGACAAAGAGGTTATTATTATTTTTGACAAACTTAAACAAATAGGTGATAAACCTAGACCTAAAGTTTTATTTGAGATTGGTGAACTTGTTAGAATTAATGATGGTCCATTTATAGATTTTAATGGTATTGTAGAAAAAGTTGATTATGACAAAAGTCGTTTAACTGTATCAGTTTCTATTTTTGGCAGATCTACTCCTGTAGAATTAGATTTTAATAAAGTTGAGAAGGATAATTATAAATAA
- the rpoC gene encoding DNA-directed RNA polymerase subunit beta': MKNLINFFKSQSKIEEFNSIKISLASPDIIRSWSYGEVKKPETINYRTFKPERDGLFCARIFGPIKDYECLCGKYKRLKHRGVVCEKCGVEVTQSKVRRDRMGHIELAAPIAHIWFLKSLPSRIGLLLDMPLKDIERVLYFESYVVVEPGETSLKRYQILSEEQYLNYLEEYDDNFNAQIGAEAIQNLLKLIDIKQECINLRAILDEISSDTKRKKITKRIKLLESFISSGNKPEWMIFTVLPILPPDLRPLVPLDGGRFATSDLNDLYRRVINRNNRLKRLLDLFAPDIIVRNEKRMLQEAVDALLDNGRRGRAITGSNKRPLKSLADMIKGKQGRFRQNLLGKRVDYSGRSVITVGPYLRLNQCGLPKKMALELFKPFIYGKLELNGFATTIKSAKKMVEREESVVWDILDEVIKEHPVLLNRAPTLHRLGIQAFEPILIEGKAIQLHPLVCAAYNADFDGDQMAVHVPLTLEAQLEARALMMSTNNILSPANGEPIIVPSQDVVLGLYYMTKSKVNVRGEGMYFKDPKEVERFYFMGIIELHAFIKVRITEYEKDSNGVWIEKKKIVDTTVGRAILWIIVPKGLSYSIVNLTLVKKSISEMLNICYRILGLKYTVIFADQIMYTGFSYAAKSGVSVGINNIVIPIEKAAIISKAELEVAEIQEQFQSGLVTSSERYNKVIDIWVSANERVSQAMMKNLSVEFILNINNKRVKQSSFNSIFMMADSGARGSTAQIRQLAGMRGLMAKPDGSIIETPITANFREGLNVLQYFISTHGARKGLADTALKTANSGYLTRRLVDVAQDLVVTELDCGTLDGIFMTPLIEGGDIKESLRERVLGRVVAEDLLYHDMSKVLVKRNILLDEYWCDILENHSIDVIKVRSVVSCETNFGVCSYCYGRDLARGHIINKGEAIGVIAAQSIGEPGTQLTMRTFHIGGAASRAALSSNIQVKNNGKIKLINAKTVLNSDNMLVIISRNVELKMIDKFGRIKESYKVPYGAVIVKGDDEYANSGEIIANWDPHTMPIISEINGYLKFIDIIDGQTITRQVDELTGLSSVVIMDSTECILGGKYLRPSLKIVDDVGGDIFISGLDTPVQYFLPNRAILQLSDGVYVHAGDILARVPQESGGTKDITGGLPRVADLFEARRPKESAILAEVSGIISFGKETKGKRRLLITPNNNDGKIYEEMIPKWRQLNVLEGENVNKGDIISDGPESSQDILRLRGVNAVTDYIVNEVQDVYRLQGVKINDKHIEIIVRQMLRKATILDPGDSKFLSGEQLEYSLIKIENLKLKFKGKKLIIFMRDLLGITKASLSTESFISAASFQETTRVLTESAVAGKHDKLRGLKENVIVGRLIPAGSGYSYHVDRVRKRAKLLKYNNIQQNITVEEASANLTELLNADI, translated from the coding sequence GTGAAAAATTTAATTAATTTTTTTAAATCGCAAAGTAAAATAGAAGAATTTAATTCAATTAAGATATCATTAGCTTCTCCGGATATAATTCGTTCTTGGTCATATGGTGAAGTTAAAAAACCAGAAACTATAAATTATCGTACTTTTAAACCTGAAAGAGATGGTTTATTTTGTGCTAGAATTTTTGGTCCTATAAAAGATTATGAATGTTTGTGTGGAAAATATAAAAGGTTAAAACATCGTGGAGTAGTTTGTGAAAAATGCGGGGTTGAGGTTACTCAAAGCAAAGTACGTCGTGATCGTATGGGTCATATTGAATTAGCTGCTCCTATAGCTCATATTTGGTTCTTAAAATCTTTGCCTTCTCGTATCGGTTTATTATTAGATATGCCTTTAAAGGATATTGAACGTGTTTTATATTTTGAATCTTATGTTGTTGTTGAACCTGGTGAAACTTCTTTAAAAAGATATCAAATTTTATCTGAGGAACAATATTTAAATTATTTAGAAGAGTATGATGATAATTTTAATGCACAAATAGGAGCTGAAGCAATACAAAATTTATTAAAATTAATAGATATTAAGCAAGAATGTATTAATTTGCGTGCTATATTAGATGAAATTAGTTCTGATACTAAACGTAAAAAAATTACTAAACGTATTAAATTATTAGAATCATTTATATCATCTGGTAATAAACCTGAATGGATGATATTTACTGTACTTCCGATTTTACCACCCGATTTAAGACCTCTAGTACCATTGGATGGTGGTCGATTTGCTACATCTGATCTTAATGATTTATATAGAAGAGTTATTAATCGTAATAACAGATTAAAAAGACTTTTAGATTTATTTGCTCCTGATATTATTGTTCGTAATGAAAAACGTATGCTCCAAGAAGCGGTTGATGCTTTATTAGACAATGGTCGTAGAGGTAGAGCTATTACTGGTTCTAATAAGAGACCACTAAAATCTTTAGCTGATATGATAAAAGGTAAGCAGGGTAGATTTCGTCAAAATTTATTGGGAAAACGTGTTGATTATTCCGGTAGATCTGTTATAACTGTGGGTCCATATCTTCGTTTGAATCAATGTGGTTTGCCTAAAAAAATGGCATTAGAATTATTTAAGCCATTTATATATGGTAAATTAGAATTAAATGGATTTGCAACAACTATAAAATCTGCAAAAAAAATGGTTGAACGTGAAGAATCTGTAGTATGGGATATTTTGGATGAAGTAATAAAAGAACATCCTGTATTATTAAATCGTGCGCCAACTTTACATCGTTTAGGTATACAAGCATTTGAACCAATTTTAATTGAAGGAAAAGCAATTCAATTACATCCATTGGTTTGTGCTGCATACAATGCTGATTTTGATGGTGATCAAATGGCTGTACATGTTCCTTTGACCTTAGAAGCACAATTAGAAGCTAGAGCTTTAATGATGTCTACTAATAATATTTTATCTCCTGCTAATGGTGAACCTATAATTGTTCCATCTCAGGATGTTGTTTTAGGTTTATATTATATGACAAAAAGTAAAGTAAATGTTCGTGGTGAAGGTATGTATTTTAAAGATCCTAAAGAAGTTGAGCGTTTTTATTTTATGGGAATTATTGAATTACATGCCTTTATTAAAGTTCGTATTACTGAATATGAAAAAGATTCAAATGGTGTATGGATTGAAAAAAAAAAAATAGTAGATACGACAGTTGGTCGTGCCATTTTATGGATAATTGTACCTAAAGGTTTATCTTACTCTATAGTTAATCTTACTTTAGTCAAAAAATCTATATCTGAAATGTTGAATATTTGTTATAGAATATTAGGTTTAAAATATACTGTTATTTTTGCTGATCAAATTATGTATACTGGTTTTTCTTATGCTGCTAAATCTGGTGTATCCGTGGGTATCAATAATATTGTAATTCCTATTGAAAAAGCCGCCATTATTTCTAAAGCTGAGTTAGAAGTTGCAGAGATTCAGGAACAATTTCAATCAGGTTTAGTTACATCCAGTGAAAGATATAATAAAGTTATAGATATTTGGGTATCAGCTAATGAACGAGTTTCTCAAGCTATGATGAAAAATTTATCTGTTGAATTTATTTTAAATATTAATAATAAAAGGGTAAAGCAATCTTCTTTTAATAGTATATTTATGATGGCAGATTCTGGAGCTAGAGGTTCAACCGCTCAAATTAGACAATTGGCAGGTATGCGTGGTTTAATGGCTAAACCTGATGGATCTATTATAGAAACTCCTATTACAGCGAATTTTCGTGAAGGATTAAATGTATTACAATATTTTATATCTACACATGGGGCTAGAAAAGGACTTGCAGATACAGCCTTAAAGACAGCTAATTCTGGTTATTTAACTAGACGTTTAGTAGATGTAGCACAGGATTTAGTAGTTACTGAATTAGATTGTGGTACTCTTGATGGTATTTTTATGACTCCATTGATTGAAGGTGGTGATATTAAAGAATCTTTACGAGAAAGAGTTTTAGGTAGAGTTGTTGCTGAAGATTTATTGTATCATGATATGTCAAAGGTATTAGTTAAACGTAATATTTTGTTAGATGAGTATTGGTGTGACATTTTAGAAAATCATTCAATTGATGTCATAAAAGTACGTTCTGTTGTTTCATGTGAAACTAATTTTGGTGTTTGTTCTTATTGTTATGGTCGTGATTTAGCTAGAGGACATATTATTAATAAAGGAGAGGCAATTGGTGTTATTGCTGCTCAATCTATAGGTGAACCTGGAACTCAATTAACTATGCGTACTTTTCATATTGGTGGTGCTGCTTCAAGAGCGGCTTTATCTTCCAATATACAAGTCAAGAATAATGGTAAAATCAAATTAATTAATGCAAAAACAGTATTAAATTCTGATAATATGTTAGTTATTATTTCTAGAAATGTAGAATTAAAAATGATAGATAAATTTGGACGTATTAAGGAAAGTTATAAAGTCCCGTATGGTGCTGTCATAGTTAAAGGTGATGATGAATATGCAAATTCTGGTGAAATTATTGCTAATTGGGATCCACATACTATGCCTATTATATCTGAAATTAATGGTTATTTAAAGTTTATTGATATTATTGATGGTCAAACAATTACAAGGCAGGTTGATGAATTAACTGGATTATCTTCTGTTGTTATTATGGATTCTACTGAATGTATTTTAGGTGGTAAATATTTACGTCCTTCTTTAAAAATAGTTGATGATGTTGGTGGTGATATATTTATTTCAGGATTAGATACACCTGTTCAATATTTTTTACCTAATAGAGCTATTTTACAATTAAGTGATGGTGTTTATGTTCATGCTGGAGATATTTTAGCACGTGTACCTCAAGAATCTGGAGGTACTAAGGATATTACCGGTGGTTTACCTCGTGTTGCTGATTTATTTGAAGCTAGAAGGCCTAAAGAATCTGCTATTTTAGCTGAAGTTAGTGGTATTATATCTTTTGGTAAAGAAACTAAAGGTAAACGTAGATTATTAATTACTCCAAATAATAATGATGGTAAAATATATGAAGAAATGATTCCTAAATGGCGTCAATTAAATGTTTTAGAGGGTGAAAATGTTAATAAGGGAGATATTATTTCTGATGGTCCTGAGTCTTCTCAAGATATTTTAAGATTAAGAGGTGTTAATGCAGTTACAGATTATATAGTAAATGAGGTTCAAGATGTTTATCGTTTACAAGGAGTTAAAATAAACGATAAACATATAGAAATAATTGTTCGTCAGATGTTACGTAAAGCCACCATATTAGATCCAGGTGATTCAAAATTTTTGAGTGGTGAACAATTAGAATATTCACTTATTAAGATTGAAAATCTTAAATTAAAATTTAAGGGTAAAAAGCTCATAATTTTTATGAGAGATTTATTGGGTATTACTAAGGCTTCTTTATCAACTGAATCTTTTATTTCTGCAGCTTCTTTTCAAGAAACTACCAGAGTTTTAACAGAATCAGCAGTGGCTGGTAAACATGATAAATTGCGTGGATTAAAAGAGAATGTTATTGTGGGTCGTTTAATTCCAGCAGGTAGTGGTTATTCATATCATGTTGACCGTGTACGTAAGCGTGCTAAATTGCTTAAATATAATAATATACAACAAAATATAACTGTTGAAGAGGCATCAGCTAATTTAACAGAATTGTTGAATGCAGATATTTAA
- the rplJ gene encoding 50S ribosomal protein L10: MRLSICDKKSIILEIKKIIDCSLSVVVADISGIKVNVMTYWRRLARENNIYLRVLRNNLLFRIVQGTKYECLKKKFIGPTIVAFSLRCPLDSIKLFKKFLDEEKKLKIKCLFYDDKYLSSKEIYNLSKFPSYDEAVMLILIILKEVSIISFIKVLLNICFIKNNNVN; this comes from the coding sequence ATGCGATTAAGTATTTGTGATAAAAAATCAATAATTTTGGAAATAAAAAAAATTATTGATTGTTCTTTATCTGTAGTAGTAGCAGATATATCTGGTATTAAGGTTAACGTCATGACTTATTGGCGTAGATTAGCTCGTGAAAATAATATTTATTTACGTGTTTTACGTAATAATTTACTATTTAGAATTGTACAAGGTACAAAATATGAATGTTTAAAAAAAAAATTTATTGGGCCTACTATTGTTGCTTTTTCCTTAAGATGTCCTTTAGATTCAATTAAGTTATTTAAGAAATTTTTAGATGAAGAAAAAAAATTAAAAATAAAATGTTTATTTTATGATGATAAATATTTGTCTTCAAAGGAAATTTATAATTTATCTAAATTTCCTTCATATGATGAAGCTGTTATGTTAATTTTAATTATTTTAAAGGAAGTTAGTATTATAAGTTTTATTAAAGTTTTATTAAATATTTGTTTTATTAAAAATAATAATGTAAATTGA